The sequence CATGGATCTCTAGTAGTACCTATCACAAACCCCTCTGAGAACCAAGCAAACAGATAGGTACAGTGCCAAAAACTGTCAAACTCACGAGGAAAGAACCACAACCACCTAGACAACAAGATGTTGTTTCACGTTCTAAGATTCCTTATACTCAAACCTCCAAGCTCCACTCGTTTAGCCACGTTTTCTCAACTAGCTATTTGTGAACCTTCCCTTCCCATAAAAAATTACACAAGTCTCTCTATGGTATTGCAAACTTTACAAGGATCCTGAATAATGATGTGAAATATATAGTGATATCTACCACTAAGAACTAATTGGATCAGGGTAAGTTTCCTCCCCTTAGCAAAGAAAGTTCTCATTTAAGAGAATAAACGTTTCTGAATCTTTTCTAGTATGGGTTTTCTATTGtattgatttgatgtatctcCCTTTTGTACTTCTTGGATTATGTCatcaatgaaatgtttcttATCAATATATTATACATATCATGGGGAATACCCAATAAGAAGGGAATGAACTCACCTCACAATCCACCCTAGAAGGCCAACTCTCCAACTTAGAAGGGTTGCACTGAAATACCAATAACCGAGCATATCCACCCAAGATGGATTCAAAGATCTGCAAATTTTGGGTAAGATTGACAAAAGGCTCCCTTTTCCTTGAGCAAAAGAAGATGGTGTCATcagcaaatgggagatgagaCAAAGATATATTATCCTTGGCCACCTAAAAGCCCTCAATCCACTCCTCTAAAAACAATCCTACTCAGAATGTTCACCagcaaaggaaaagaaaattggttatttttatttctcaGTTGCTCAAGCGAGTCTCTTGTTTTAGCCATTGGTAATCATACATGAAATTTTTTGCTCTCAATTGCAATTTAGAGATCAAAATTTTATGGCTCAGTCATCGCCTCTAGTAGGAGTCCTTTTGTTTCAGCAGTAGGAAATTTTATATCCAGATCTTTTGAGCTGCCTATTACAGTTTTAAGGATTAAAGTTTTGTAGTTCAATTGCTGCCTCTGTTATGTTATATGTGCTGTGTTATCATGAAAACTATATAACAGAACTTTCCCACTACATGCATAATATTGAATCTAGAACAGGCCTATAAGTACAAACATATAATTATTCTGATAAAATATACTTCTTTTCTAGCTATCACATTGCAGGTACAAAAGGAGTGTTTTTTGCTCGAGAACCTTACTCCAATGTTGATGCTGTGCATGTGACTCGCTTTTTAGGTCTTGCTTCGGTAGGAAATAAAGAGAAACAGGTATGTTATNNNNNNNNNNaaaaaaaaggaaacataaAGTTTCATTTCTGACGCTTCACCTGCTTCTCTCAGAAATTTATTCATGCAATTTCTCCCATCCCATCATCTACCATGTCTGCTGCTGAAATTAGCATGAAGCCTCCAAATACtaccttatctccatacacactCACTGAACGAAAAGCTGAATCCTCAGACTCTGCAAAGAGGTCCAGCAATAGTGTTTCTGAATCACAATATTGGAGATACGACGTGTCTCAAAAACGACAAAAATATGGAACTTCTGATGGTAACAAGCTTTGTTTTAAGTTTACATCTTCTGGATCTTGTCCACGTGGAGAAAAATGCAACTTTCATCATGACATGGATGCAAGAGAGCAAAGCCAGAGAGGTgtttgttttgattttcttaataaaggaaaatgtgaAAGGGGTCCAGATTGCAACTTTAAGCACAGCTTTCAGAATGAAGTTGATAGCCAATCTGGGAAGAGGAGATCTGGAAATGCTGGAACCAACAGGTCTTTAACTCtttttgttgattaatttattatCCCAACACACTGATGGATTATGGATTTTAAGCGTACTTATTCTCTGTTCTATGATTGAGGTGCAGGTCTAGAGAATGCTGGTTTTGTTTGTCGAGTCCCAACATAGAGTCACATCTAATAGTCAGCGTGGGTGAGAGTTTCTACTGTGCACTGGCCAAAGGTCCTCTTGTTCCAGACCACATATTGATAGTACCTGTAGAGCACTTTCCAAACACCCTTTCTCTAGGCCCAGAATTTGAATCTGAAATCAACAGACTTCAAAATTCTCTCCGGAAGTATTATAAGAGTCAAGGGAAGGAATTTGTTTTCTTTGAGTGGGTTTCAAAGCGTAGCACTCATGCTAATCTTCAGGTAGTTCTCTTCTTTATACACACTATCCTTGAAACTCGAAAGTATGATAGGTAGCTTTGGCTTTCTTAGTGGGTCAATTCTATTCCAGCTTTGATCAAGAATGAAACGAAGGGATTAGATGTTCATTAAATAGTTCTTGTGACCTGAATACTTcggattttaaaatggttgacCAATTCATGATGCATACTCTTGCTGTTGTGTTTAAGTAATGTCTCAAATCAAATTATTTGCAAACAGAAAATGGTGAATGAAATCCGGATTTTTGAAAAGATATGTTGTATTTATCACTTCTAAGGAactaatcaaataaaatatggtACTGTTTCCTTTTCCTATATGAAGTTCATCATTTATAGCATTAATTTGTTCCATGGAGCATATTCTAATGAATAAGTTCTTTAGACTTAATTTTGGTGATTCACCCCAGCTACTCGTGTTTTGATGCTAGGCTGTTCCTATTCCAACATCTAGAGCACATGCCGTTCAGAACATATTTGATATGGCTGCTGAAAAGCTGGGCTTTAAGTTCGTGATCTCTAAATGTAAGTtgatgttattattattattttaatatcaaatttccAACTCTTTCTAGATTGGGCTATATGGTGGGTGTTGGTCTCGTTTTCTTGAGGTGGATCCCTTCCCCACAACGAAATAATTCCAACAGTTGATTTTTTACAACTTTCTAGATTCTTAATAAAATCGTCAAATTGCAAAATTATTGTGCTGAAGTAACTCATGTtgccaaatttatattttgatttgtTTGGTAGAACATAAATTAGCAGATAGATTATGGTTTCCACCTGCCCTTTATTTTGTTGTATCACTTGATTGCAGCAGCAGATGCTCCTGGTGAAGGAAGAAAATCGTTGAGGACACAGTTTGATAGTGATCACAGTTTCTTCTATGCTGAACTTCCTGAATGTGTAACCTTATCGCATGTTATTGAGGAGAATGAGATATTTCCAGCCCAATTTGGACGCGAGGTTAGCTTAGATAAATTCACAAATTTGTACTCTTTCATCCCTCCAATATTCACcataaaaagaatatatacatacatacatatatatatacactatagtaataaagaaataaaaggggACTAAAACAAAGATTTGGAAAATCTCATCATCACCAACAGTTCCAAGACACAATCTAGATTCCTTTGTCAAACAATGGATGGAACTTCTATCatgaaaatggtaaaaaaaaaaaatgaccgaAAAGCCTTCTGCAGGTTTTAGCAGGCTTGCTTAACATGGCTGATAAAGCTGATTGGAGGAATTGCACCCattctaaagaagaagaaacaaagatGGCTAAAGAATTCAAGATACGATTTGAAGAATTTGATCCTAATAAATGAATTCTTAGTTGTAGTTGGGAAATCCTGTCACTGCCCTCATACGTTCTAGCGACTCAAGATGCACTTCCTAGAGCTATTAAGCTATCCCAAGAACATCGTGCAGAAGGTATGCATTGAGTAAATTATTTGGATATTTGaagctttttcttcttccagaGCTTAACAAACAACCAGATGAAGATAATACAATGATGTCGTTTACCTGATAGCCAAGGTTTTGGCACGCCACTTATTTCTGGATGCAATGGAGTGAAGAAAAAGGGGCGTCTGTTATTGTTAAATACATCTCAGCTTGTAAATGACAGTCCATCTATCATAGGCACGTGTGAGGTGTCGCCCGCTGATCGGTACGAATACCTTTTCTCCATGCCTCTTACTCTTGAACgattctttttctttagaaatttCATGTCGGTGTTGGAACTGTTTTCACGGCAGCTTATAAGTGTACTTCAGCAAGTCAGTGTGTTGAAGAGGTTATTAATTGTATTAGATTATTGATGAAACAGACTCTTGTTtaactaacttattattttgtttttcatacCACATTATACGATTCTATTATTTTTTGGAAGAACATGACTTATTGGAATGGCATTCTAAATACTTAGAAACACTTCTATTGCACTTTTTAAACACCGCCTGAATTTTTTCCATCATTGTAGAGGGTTTTTTGCAATTCCCAAAAACCCAGACTAATAATTGGGATCCATTCCTTGTGGATTTCACCTGTGATTCACGCCCCAACAGTCGCACTTTACGTGAATGAATTTATGAACTACTTTGTTAGTCTGTGACTCTAGAGTCTAGATTGAGGCCCATTGGGGTTAGGTGAATGAGTGGACGAAATTGATGTGGGATATAGAAAggtaaattttcatataaaatggactattttcaaatttgaagttCATGCACTTTAACGAGGACAGTAACTAGGATGATAGTTACCGTGTAGGGATGTACATCGATTGGTCGGAAAAAAATTGGCACCGAAACCGACCAGTTGGTTTTCATTACTTCAGTTCTGTGTGTGGCAAGAGAGATTGAGTCAGAGAGGTGACAGGCCGAGTCGGAGAGATGAAAGACAGATCGTCGAAGAGAGGAGAGGTGGGGGTGAGAGGGGTGGCGCTGAGATGGGCGCGTAtcaaacttcaaaagaaaataatctactaatttacaattttttatgatatatacGTGCATTTGTTTGTCGGTCGGTCAGTTGGGTGTTCCATTTTTCTATGGATTGagcgattttttttttcttttcaaataaaaaactgACAACAACTATCTTACACCGACGTCAATTGGTCGAATCGATTTTCGGTGAATTTGTGTACACCCCTAATATCATGGGACGTTAGTACTCATTTCTATAACATGCTTTTGGATAATTGCCAAGGTTGTAGCACGCCACTTATTTCTGAATGCCTTTGGAGTAAAAATAAAGGGGCATCTTTAAATGTCAGTCCAACTATTACAGGCACGTGCACATGTCACCTGCCGATTGGTACGAATATCTTTTCGATATGGCTCATCTTACCTTTTTTCTCAATAGGAATTCCAATTAATACATGGAGTGATTAATTTTGTCTCTTTAGGAATTCTAATTAATACATCGAGAACTTATGACCTCTTAATTGATTGGATATGTCTTTACTAGTTGAACAATGTTAAGTTAGCCTATAACAACTCGTTTAAGTGTAGTTTGATTCATTTCTTTTAGCAATATTTGTAAAGAGGTTATCAATTGTATTGCactgatgaaaaaaaaatcttattcaATCTACTTATGCTtcggttaaattataaatttattccatgaatttttagttttatttctgTTTGATCTCTCaactttaaaaagtgtttaataaataataaatttttaaatttttaattttgtttccaATAGGTCTCTGGACTTTGAAAAATGTCTagtattttcataaaatttcacTTTTGTGTCAATtaggtctctaaattttttatagGTCTTTGAATTTTTTGATTTTCTATCCAATAtgtcattgattttttttttcttaaaaagtcTAACGGGGTACTTAAACTTTcatttttgtgtttaataagtcattgaatttttcaattttgtgtctaatacgTCATTGATCTATTCGACAATTTTACAAATTGATACTtactaaatacaaaaaatgaatgTCAAGGAAACTATTAGATATTAAATCGAAAGTTTGAGTATCTATTAGACATTTGTAATATTAAAagatctattagacacaaaattgtaaATCATGGACCTAGATAGATGCTTTTAAAGATAACCTTTGAAATACAAATTTGGTAAAATTCAACAActgaacttataatttaacctttaatTTTTGTACTATGATATTAAATCCTATCATTCTTTCCAAGATGAATCTTTTTAGGCTCAATTTCATATTCCAACCAACCGTCAAACTTCACGTCTTTGAATATATGAACACTATGAACAATTTTGTGAGTATGTTGTTACCTCGAATAGGTTTGAGCATTATATTCgggtaaaaatttcaaattctaaccTTACgtattgttgaactaaaaagaaaagaatttgtgAATGTATGATTTGGAGAAATGAGGTTCCTTGGAGAGTGGACGAAGTTGATGTTGGAATTATTCATTTGCCTtactttctttttcccttcttctGCCCCTTTTCAGCCTTAAGCAAAGTGAAACAATGTTATAGAGGCAGGACAacgtaaataaaaaaataaaaaaataaaaaataaaaaataaaaaatccactttagaaaaagattaaaacatcaTCTCGGTCTTCATACTTTaaagtttgtttaattttactTCCTACATTttcaattatccaattttaattagatttaaATCTTTCAAAGTTAACTTTTATCGAAattgaataaataataataattttcatacgAGAAAATATAAtgtgtgaatatattttcaaaatttatagtaaaaatgttaatgaataacaaaaaaaaatctttttaaatttaagattgaTTGAGACgacatgaattaaaattaaaccattGAAAATAGAGATACTAAAATGgagaaaacaatattttaactttagaaaaataaataaatatctctAGCTTGGAGATATTGGAACTTGGATCTATGGCATATTTGCACATGATTGGGAAGGAAGGAGGACAAGGTGGAAAATGACCTTATAGGTTGGTCCTAAACtttattcacttttttttttttttttcttttcactgTATGAATTTctctttataatatatattttaaagaacCACTATATGAAATTTTAAGATATCATTAAGTATTGAAAGACACAAGTGAGCTTTTCAATGgttaaatgatgttataaaaGCCAATATTAAAGATAATGGTGATTGTCAAAGTTGTGGTAATACTTAATGTGAAGCGGTGGGAGAAAATAATAGGTTTTAAAAGTATTCAAAATAAACCTAACTCAACGGTAATTAATATATACTCCATTTTTTCTAACATCGGTGGTACAAATCTTCATACAAcactttttatattaaaaagaattGATTCTTCATGTCTTTAAATTAATGTCGATTTGGTTTATCTTCTTAACTCTCTTCTAAcaagattcatataaaatcaCTCAAAGTACTAAGCTCAGCATGTCAGAGaaagatgattttaaaatattgaacaAGAATAGTCAATTTAAACGTAGCTCGGTTAATTaagtcataaaaaaaaaaagaaaaaaaaaaaacctccaaGAATAGAAAGTGGTTGCTTGTAGAAGCCTCCTTGCATTAGAATATTGCATTTCATCCCTATATAGTTTGTTGTGAATTAAATATTCAATGTTTCAAGAACATGTGGGCTTTCCAATCCCTCCCCTTTGAAaagctaaattataaaaatacccatatactttaccttttatttcaaaagtacctatttacttttttaaattgtaatatttacCTTTGATTTTCATAGACCCTGCAAAACTACATTCAAGgtagaaatttttaaaaacttcatttgaaaaataagaCTTAGAATGGTGTGGTCGTTACTTAGAACACAATAATatgttaatttaaattttcgTTCCAAATCATCGTTCGAAATTATAAAGAATTTCTAGTTTTTGAAACGTTTATGAAAAGTCAAGTATAATATTCCAAGTTTtgaaattataaagaaaaatatcaatttatatctttaaactttatgggttgtatcaatttaaattatgaattaatcatcatatcaatttaaactttaaacttttgTAAGTGTGTGATTAACtaatattaattttcatataagagaatataatatgtgaatatgtttttaaaatttatagtaaaaattgaaatagataataaaaaaattttccaaaaatcaacaataaactagtagtgatgactaaatttaagatgtattgaaattgattaaataataaaaatttcatataagagaatacaatatgtgaatatgtttttaaaatttatataaaaatgttgatggataacaaaaaaaaattctgaaaaatcaacaataaactagaagtgatgactaaatttaagatttattaaaagaacatggattaaaattagacaattgaaagtatagaaattaaaattcaaccaATAAACATCAAAAcctttagaaaaataaataaatatctctAGCTTGGAGATATTGAAACTTGGATCTATGGCATATTTGCACAAGATTGGAAAGGAAAGGAGGACAAGGTGGAAAATGACCATATGAATTGGTCATAAACtttattcactttttttttttttaataattttttcttttcactgtaagaatttctctttataatatatattataaagtagTACCATATGATTATACACTCTCATTACATTCTATTTAGGAAAACCTCGTATGGAacatataattgtatcaattaaattcctaaactttcataaatgaattaaattaaattgttagTCAGAATTTTTTTCGAGTATCGTTAGGGTTGGCAACAGGACCGGGGTGGGACGGAGAGGATTCCCCATCCCCATACCCGTCGAGGAAACGGGTCCTATTCCCcgttttcc comes from Benincasa hispida cultivar B227 chromosome 2, ASM972705v1, whole genome shotgun sequence and encodes:
- the LOC120071610 gene encoding zinc finger CCCH domain-containing protein 64 isoform X1 is translated as MSPPRILLCGDVFGRLNQLYKRVVSVNKSAGPFDALLCVGQFFPDSTDQLDEFMDYVEGRSVIPLSTYFIGDYGVGAAKVLLASSKDSANQGFKMDGLKICANLHWLKGSGKFTLHGLSVAYLSGRRSSDGLPFGTYTQDDVDVLRAIAEEPGVIDLFLTNEWPTEVSNRAATPDVPPGVSDLSGSDATISELAMEIKPRYHIAGTKGVFFAREPYSNVDAVHVTRFLGLASVGNKEKQKFIHAISPIPSSTMSAAEISMKPPNTTLSPYTLTERKAESSDSAKRSSNSVSESQYWRYDVSQKRQKYGTSDGNKLCFKFTSSGSCPRGEKCNFHHDMDAREQSQRGVCFDFLNKGKCERGPDCNFKHSFQNEVDSQSGKRRSGNAGTNRSRECWFCLSSPNIESHLIVSVGESFYCALAKGPLVPDHILIVPVEHFPNTLSLGPEFESEINRLQNSLRKYYKSQGKEFVFFEWVSKRSTHANLQAVPIPTSRAHAVQNIFDMAAEKLGFKFVISKSADAPGEGRKSLRTQFDSDHSFFYAELPECVTLSHVIEENEIFPAQFGREVLAGLLNMADKADWRNCTHSKEEETKMAKEFKIRFEEFDPNK
- the LOC120071610 gene encoding zinc finger CCCH domain-containing protein 64 isoform X2, which translates into the protein MSPPRILLCGDVFGRLNQLYKRVVSVNKSAGPFDALLCVGQFFPDSTDQLDEFMDYVEGRSVIPLSTYFIGDYGVGAAKVLLASSKDSANQGFKMDGLKICANLHWLKGSGKFTLHGLSVAYLSGRRSSDGLPFGTYTQDDVDVLRAIAEEPGVIDLFLTNEWPTEVSNRAATPDVPPGVSDLSGSDATISELAMEIKPRYHIAGTKGVFFAREPYSNVDAVHVTRFLGLASVGNKEKQKFIHAISPIPSSTMSAAEISMKPPNTTLSPYTLTERKAESSDSAKRSSNSVSESQYWRYDVSQKRQKYGTSDGNKLCFKFTSSGSCPRGEKCNFHHDMDAREQSQRGVCFDFLNKGKCERGPDCNFKHSFQNEVDSQSGKRRSGNAGTNRSRECWFCLSSPNIESHLIVSVGESFYCALAKGPLVPDHILIVPVEHFPNTLSLGPEFESEINRLQNSLRKYYKSQGKEFVFFEWVSKRSTHANLQAVPIPTSRAHAVQNIFDMAAEKLGFKFVISKSDAPGEGRKSLRTQFDSDHSFFYAELPECVTLSHVIEENEIFPAQFGREVLAGLLNMADKADWRNCTHSKEEETKMAKEFKIRFEEFDPNK